Proteins encoded within one genomic window of Rhinolophus sinicus isolate RSC01 linkage group LG05, ASM3656204v1, whole genome shotgun sequence:
- the PDPN gene encoding LOW QUALITY PROTEIN: podoplanin (The sequence of the model RefSeq protein was modified relative to this genomic sequence to represent the inferred CDS: inserted 2 bases in 2 codons) has product MWKCRSLLFILGSTLVLVLAEGASTVFLEDDIMTPGVSEAPHQSSGFTALGPTSTEDLPTXKSTVYAQEEXPDTTTPNVATSHSMEKVSGETQTSFEKDALATVILVEIIAAVLLAIGFIGGIIIVVVQKILGKCSP; this is encoded by the exons ATGTGGAAGTGCCGGTCTCTACTCTTCATTTTGGGAAGCACATTGGTCCTGGTCCTGGCAGAAGGAGCCAGCACAGTCTTCCTAGAAGATGACATTATGACTCCAGGTGTTAGTGAGGCACCCCATCAGTCTTCTGGCTTCACAGCTCTGGGGCCAACAAGCACAGAGGATCTGCCAA CCAAAAGCACAGTCTATGCTCAAGAAG AGCCAGACACCACAACCCCAAATGTGGCAACTAGTCATTCCATGGAGAAAGTAAGTGGAGAGACACAAACATCATTTGAGAAAGATGCCTTGGCAACAGTGATTTTGGTTGAGATCATAGCTGCGGTCTTACTAGCTATTGGATTCATTGGCGGGATCATCATTGTTGTTGTGCAAAAGATATTGGGAAAGTGCTCACCCTAA